A stretch of the Actinomyces faecalis genome encodes the following:
- a CDS encoding Rib/alpha-like domain-containing protein, whose amino-acid sequence MIEADAIANGYISSGTDATNAKSVLSGGAWIVDEGTPASFSNGLTAVPEGTVVYMQWMDADGSVSPIYKTVTHDNVDTNGDGDPTGSYAFDLRTPWKDAAGKSHTYTAKDGQYYRLWIQDFKTAQGNTATMFRQAGGFFPGSYVNSVTGSNLGQFPLIGTNMQKTGVYMYVEDTGGYMTRPTDEWTDGTWTGGLTGNRAIEGTVWLETGAGDYANSATGPNNNPKDPAAVGYKVVFSALTSEGAVAYEAEVASLPVSEQADAAKKLLTDHPEYISATVYTTTDAEGNYKLNFPEGTYNHNYLYGFVMNPAGEIVQGYSSYTSPLFREPNDNLSWTPQTAPSALISSWFNVNFALVPSTQVNLDVTNYDVTDNPATNGDTAKLNVTGRTLSPLYNKIEWVDSNGQVLATCDGDGAGLKTLTEANACTFTVPDEVKDKTVITARLVAGDNIVAADSFIVLKDTDKDGIPDATDSDKNNDGKTDNDDTTGDGPDDGAVTARTQYVTHGVKIDGVAVNSNGNNSDNGAELPEGLRDLVVTLTAKTDMVYTDSIGNEIKVPAGTVFTSGKNSTWVGTKDFPLVQNFGRAVFPEGEYEVGISGIAEGSGYSVNPKTSDLIDGGTVTITGSTPNLFVDLVAPTDADQNDPSYKPGSGKPGETVTVEQTGDKDLPEGTKFTSDDPKVSVDEKTGKVTVTVPDDATPGDTIESTITVTYPDGSKDTTKVTVTVTAPDQTDADQNDPSYKPGSGKPGETVTVEQTGDKDLPEGTKFTSDDPKVSVDEKTGKVTVTVPDDATPGDTIESTITVTYPDGSKDTTKVTVTVTAPDQTDADQNDPSYKPGSGKPGETVTVEQTGDKDLPEGTKFTSDDPKVSVDEKTGKVTVTVPDDATPGDTIESTITVTYPDGSKDTTKVTVTVEDPEHPATLDPKPAYPETVAPAGKTTTVTPTNEGDEYPEGTRFEIDRSFEAPKGYTILVDPSTGVLTVTVAPAGKDGADAESVTVPVKVTYPDGSGAINDSVNAVIKLDTDNDGIPDETDDDDDNDGVTDEQEKKDGTDPKNPDTDGDGVNDGQEKKDGTDPLNPDTDGDGLSDGEEKELGTDPKNPDTDGDGINDGDEVSGEKNKDWDGDGKGDPTDPTKADSDGDGVNDGDEVKNGTDPNNPDTDGDGLTDGKEKELGTDPKNPDTDGDGLTDGQEVNGGDHNPFDNDGDGKGDPTDPLNPDTDGDGISDGDEVSGKGNSYDGKPTDPNKADTDGDGLSDGDEVHRTDGEGKPAPTDPNKADTDGDGISDGDEVKNGTDPLVPNVDSAQPTDKPTSGKKVSAKKSLAKTGAAAGLTAVVAAGLAGLGGVLVRRRRTEED is encoded by the coding sequence GTGATCGAGGCCGACGCGATCGCGAATGGCTACATCTCGAGTGGCACTGACGCCACGAACGCCAAGTCTGTGCTCTCTGGTGGTGCATGGATCGTTGACGAGGGAACGCCTGCATCATTTTCCAACGGTCTGACCGCTGTTCCTGAGGGAACGGTCGTCTATATGCAATGGATGGATGCTGACGGGTCCGTTTCCCCCATCTATAAGACCGTGACTCATGACAACGTGGATACCAACGGTGATGGTGATCCCACCGGCTCCTATGCCTTTGACCTGCGCACGCCGTGGAAGGATGCTGCTGGGAAGAGCCACACCTATACGGCCAAAGATGGACAGTACTATCGGCTGTGGATCCAGGACTTCAAGACCGCTCAAGGTAATACTGCCACGATGTTCCGGCAGGCTGGCGGCTTCTTCCCGGGTTCCTATGTTAACTCTGTGACGGGTTCCAACCTGGGTCAGTTCCCGCTCATCGGCACGAACATGCAGAAGACTGGTGTCTACATGTATGTCGAGGACACCGGTGGCTACATGACTCGTCCGACCGACGAGTGGACGGATGGCACCTGGACCGGGGGCTTGACCGGTAACCGGGCTATTGAAGGCACTGTCTGGTTGGAGACCGGCGCAGGTGACTACGCCAACTCAGCAACAGGGCCGAACAACAACCCCAAGGATCCTGCGGCTGTTGGCTACAAGGTGGTCTTCTCGGCACTCACCTCTGAGGGAGCCGTAGCCTACGAGGCGGAAGTTGCTTCGCTTCCGGTTTCCGAGCAGGCCGACGCCGCTAAGAAGCTCCTGACTGACCACCCGGAGTACATCTCAGCCACCGTCTACACGACGACGGACGCAGAGGGTAATTACAAGCTCAATTTCCCTGAGGGTACCTATAACCATAACTACCTCTATGGTTTTGTCATGAACCCGGCGGGGGAGATCGTCCAGGGGTACTCCTCGTACACGAGTCCGCTCTTCCGCGAGCCGAACGACAACCTGTCGTGGACTCCGCAGACTGCCCCCAGCGCTCTCATTAGCTCCTGGTTCAACGTCAACTTCGCCCTCGTTCCTAGCACACAGGTGAACCTGGACGTGACGAACTACGACGTCACGGATAACCCGGCGACCAATGGGGACACAGCGAAGCTAAACGTCACGGGACGGACGCTGTCTCCGCTCTACAACAAGATTGAGTGGGTTGACTCCAATGGTCAGGTCCTCGCCACGTGTGATGGTGACGGAGCTGGGCTGAAGACTCTGACCGAGGCGAATGCGTGCACGTTCACGGTGCCCGATGAGGTGAAAGACAAGACCGTCATCACGGCACGTCTCGTGGCGGGCGACAACATCGTGGCAGCCGATTCTTTCATTGTTCTCAAGGACACTGACAAGGACGGTATTCCTGACGCAACGGATTCTGATAAGAACAACGACGGCAAAACCGACAATGACGATACGACCGGCGACGGTCCTGATGACGGAGCGGTGACGGCTAGGACCCAGTATGTGACGCACGGCGTCAAGATCGATGGCGTTGCCGTCAACTCCAACGGCAACAACAGCGACAATGGCGCGGAGCTTCCTGAGGGGCTTCGGGACCTCGTTGTCACGCTGACGGCCAAGACCGACATGGTCTACACCGATTCGATCGGCAACGAGATCAAGGTTCCAGCTGGAACCGTCTTCACCTCGGGCAAGAACTCAACCTGGGTAGGTACGAAGGACTTCCCGCTCGTCCAGAACTTTGGTCGAGCAGTTTTCCCCGAGGGTGAGTACGAGGTCGGTATCTCCGGTATCGCTGAGGGTTCTGGATACTCCGTTAACCCGAAGACGAGCGACCTGATCGATGGCGGCACTGTGACCATTACCGGTAGCACCCCGAACCTTTTCGTCGATCTCGTCGCGCCGACTGATGCTGATCAGAATGATCCGTCGTACAAGCCTGGTTCTGGTAAGCCGGGTGAGACGGTGACGGTCGAGCAGACTGGTGACAAGGACCTGCCTGAGGGGACGAAGTTCACCTCTGATGACCCGAAGGTCTCTGTTGATGAGAAGACCGGCAAGGTCACGGTGACGGTTCCTGATGACGCCACTCCTGGTGACACGATTGAGTCGACGATCACGGTGACGTACCCGGACGGCTCCAAGGACACCACGAAGGTGACCGTCACGGTTACCGCACCTGATCAGACTGATGCTGATCAGAATGATCCGTCGTACAAGCCTGGTTCTGGTAAGCCGGGTGAGACGGTGACGGTCGAGCAGACTGGTGACAAGGACCTGCCTGAGGGGACGAAGTTCACCTCTGATGACCCGAAGGTCTCTGTTGATGAGAAGACCGGCAAGGTCACGGTGACGGTTCCTGATGACGCCACTCCTGGTGACACGATTGAGTCGACGATCACGGTGACGTACCCGGACGGCTCCAAGGACACCACGAAGGTGACCGTCACGGTTACCGCACCTGATCAGACTGATGCTGATCAGAATGATCCGTCGTACAAGCCTGGTTCTGGTAAGCCGGGTGAGACGGTGACGGTCGAGCAGACTGGTGACAAGGACCTGCCTGAGGGGACGAAGTTCACCTCTGATGACCCGAAGGTCTCTGTTGATGAGAAGACCGGCAAGGTCACGGTGACGGTTCCTGATGACGCCACTCCTGGTGACACGATTGAGTCGACGATCACGGTGACGTACCCGGACGGCTCCAAGGACACCACGAAGGTGACCGTCACGGTCGAGGACCCGGAGCACCCGGCGACGCTCGACCCGAAGCCCGCGTACCCCGAGACCGTCGCCCCGGCCGGCAAGACCACCACGGTCACGCCGACCAACGAGGGTGACGAGTACCCGGAGGGCACCCGCTTCGAGATCGACCGGAGCTTCGAGGCTCCGAAGGGCTACACCATCTTGGTCGACCCGAGCACCGGTGTCCTGACGGTGACCGTCGCCCCGGCCGGCAAGGACGGTGCGGACGCTGAGTCCGTGACGGTTCCTGTCAAGGTCACCTACCCGGACGGCTCCGGCGCGATCAACGACTCCGTCAACGCCGTGATCAAGCTCGACACCGATAACGACGGCATCCCGGACGAGACCGACGATGACGACGACAACGACGGCGTCACGGACGAGCAGGAGAAGAAGGACGGCACCGACCCGAAGAACCCCGACACCGATGGCGATGGCGTCAACGATGGTCAGGAGAAGAAGGACGGTACCGATCCGCTTAACCCTGACACTGATGGTGACGGCTTGAGCGACGGTGAGGAGAAGGAGCTCGGGACTGACCCGAAGAACCCCGACACCGATGGCGATGGCATCAACGATGGCGACGAAGTCTCCGGTGAGAAGAACAAGGACTGGGACGGTGACGGTAAGGGCGACCCGACTGACCCGACCAAGGCTGATTCTGACGGTGATGGAGTCAACGACGGTGACGAGGTGAAGAACGGTACCGACCCGAACAACCCTGACACCGATGGTGACGGCCTGACCGACGGCAAGGAGAAGGAGCTCGGGACTGACCCGAAGAACCCCGACACCGACGGTGACGGCCTGACCGACGGTCAGGAGGTCAACGGCGGGGACCACAACCCGTTCGACAACGACGGTGACGGTAAGGGCGACCCGACCGACCCGCTCAACCCTGACACCGATGGTGACGGCATCAGCGACGGTGACGAGGTCTCTGGCAAGGGCAACAGTTATGACGGAAAGCCCACTGACCCGAACAAGGCCGACACTGACGGTGACGGTCTGAGCGACGGTGACGAGGTTCACCGGACGGACGGAGAGGGCAAACCCGCTCCGACTGACCCGAACAAGGCCGACACCGATGGCGACGGCATCAGCGACGGTGACGAGGTCAAGAACGGAACCGACCCGCTTGTGCCGAACGTGGATTCCGCACAGCCGACTGATAAGCCGACCTCCGGTAAGAAGGTATCGGCGAAGAAGTCGCTGGCGAAGACCGGTGCTGCTGCGGGCCTGACCGCTGTGGTTGCCGCCGGCCTGGCTGGTCTGGGTGGTGTCCTGGTGCGCCGTCGTCGCACCGAGGAGGACTGA
- a CDS encoding glycerophosphodiester phosphodiesterase family protein, whose amino-acid sequence MSAPVSPAFPPLRPPSPVPEGSRTVFAHRGASALAPENTLAAFRRAATEGAQWIELDVDVISDGTVIVIHDSRLDRTTDRSGSYYDLTATDLSQIDAGSWFEDPVGSRPYAGESLPTLQAALEVVAQAGINVNVELKSCEAGAEACRRLVDGVAALLDAHIEQGGKQVLVSSFNPLLLERMRVRREGTDLALLTDSHMLGDDWRSYTENLGAVAVNPGDKGLERARVEEIRSLGYGVNVWTVNTRKRAEELFSWGVSGIFTDQVHILGSLARSR is encoded by the coding sequence ATGTCTGCACCAGTGTCACCCGCTTTCCCCCCGCTGCGTCCCCCGTCCCCCGTCCCGGAGGGCTCACGCACGGTCTTCGCCCACCGCGGCGCGTCCGCGCTGGCCCCGGAGAACACGCTGGCGGCGTTTCGTCGCGCAGCCACTGAGGGCGCCCAGTGGATCGAGCTGGACGTGGACGTCATCAGCGACGGGACGGTGATCGTCATCCACGACTCACGCCTGGACCGTACGACGGACCGCTCCGGCTCCTACTACGACCTGACCGCCACGGACCTCTCGCAGATCGACGCCGGTTCCTGGTTCGAGGACCCCGTGGGCTCACGTCCCTACGCGGGGGAGAGCCTTCCAACGCTCCAGGCGGCTCTTGAGGTGGTCGCGCAGGCTGGAATCAACGTCAACGTCGAGCTCAAGTCCTGCGAGGCCGGTGCCGAGGCCTGCCGGAGGCTGGTCGACGGCGTGGCAGCGCTGCTGGACGCGCACATCGAGCAGGGCGGGAAGCAGGTCCTGGTCTCCTCCTTCAACCCGCTGCTGCTGGAGCGGATGCGGGTGCGGCGCGAGGGCACGGACCTGGCGCTGCTGACCGACAGCCACATGCTGGGTGACGACTGGCGCTCCTACACGGAGAACCTGGGTGCCGTGGCGGTCAACCCCGGTGACAAGGGGCTGGAGCGAGCCCGCGTAGAGGAGATCCGGTCCCTGGGGTACGGGGTCAACGTGTGGACGGTCAACACCCGCAAGCGGGCTGAGGAGCTCTTCTCCTGGGGCGTGAGCGGGATCTTCACCGACCAGGTCCATATCCTGGGGTCACTGGCCCGATCAAGGTAA
- a CDS encoding NAD(+) synthase codes for MPSNQATASQPPAPTTEADGSLEPTLVFRSAYDQGFARVAAVTVPVHLADPAANARTVIEQARVLDREGVCLAAFPELGLTGYSVDDLFLSEVLLTSVLEAVEEIRAASAELLPVLVVGAPLRVGTRLYNCAVVIQGGRVLGVAPKSYLPTYREFYEARYFASGAEIGVGHIDLPGVGDDGEAVSAPQPTLGGVGDHPATRGARVPFGTDLLFEVSDVPGLTFHVEVCEDMWVPVPPSSLAALAGASVLVNVSGSPITVGRAEDRELLARASSARNLAAYVYAAAGQGESSTDLSWDGQTFVYECGELLGSTERFPDGPCATVVDVDVESLVAERLRQGTFEDNRVALLTDDSFRRIRVTGLHAPRTDIGLRRAVDRFPFVPDDPARLSQDCYEAYNIQVAGLVQRMQAIGLPRIVIGVSGGLDSTHALIVAARAVDRLGLGREHIHAITMPGFATSEHTKANALALARALGCHVEELDIRPTATQMLTEMGHPYGLGERGREVYDVTFENVQAGLRTDFLFRIANQRGGIVLGTGDLSELALGWCTFGVGDQMSHYNVNAGIPKTLIQHLIRWVVREQLFSQEAGEVLLSILDTEISPELVPATEGEPIQSTQAMIGPYALQDFTLWHVLRRGARPSKIAFLADKAWADASTGLWPAGLPEQDKVSYDLATIRRWELLFFRRFFANQFKRSTLPNGPKVVAGGSLSPRGDWRMPSDASAAAWIAELTRNVPEE; via the coding sequence ATGCCGAGCAACCAGGCCACCGCCTCCCAGCCACCTGCCCCCACGACCGAGGCTGACGGGAGCCTCGAGCCCACACTCGTCTTCCGCTCTGCCTACGACCAGGGTTTCGCACGTGTGGCCGCCGTGACCGTGCCCGTCCACCTGGCTGACCCTGCGGCCAACGCGCGCACCGTGATCGAGCAGGCGCGTGTGCTGGACCGCGAGGGCGTCTGCCTGGCCGCCTTCCCGGAGCTGGGGCTCACCGGGTACTCCGTGGACGACCTCTTCCTCTCCGAGGTCCTGCTCACCTCGGTCCTGGAAGCCGTCGAGGAGATCCGCGCCGCCAGCGCCGAGCTGCTGCCGGTCCTGGTGGTCGGCGCCCCGCTGCGGGTGGGGACCCGGTTGTACAACTGCGCCGTCGTCATCCAGGGCGGCCGCGTCCTCGGCGTCGCACCGAAGTCCTACCTGCCTACCTACCGCGAGTTCTACGAGGCGCGGTACTTCGCCTCTGGGGCCGAGATCGGCGTCGGGCACATCGACCTGCCCGGGGTGGGGGACGACGGCGAGGCCGTCTCCGCCCCGCAGCCCACCTTGGGAGGGGTGGGGGATCATCCGGCTACACGCGGCGCACGGGTGCCCTTCGGCACGGACCTGCTCTTTGAGGTCTCCGACGTACCGGGCCTGACCTTCCACGTCGAGGTTTGTGAGGACATGTGGGTCCCGGTCCCGCCCTCCTCGCTGGCCGCGCTGGCTGGTGCCAGCGTCCTGGTCAACGTCTCGGGCTCGCCGATCACCGTCGGCCGTGCGGAGGACCGCGAGCTGCTGGCCCGGGCCTCCTCCGCCCGGAACCTGGCCGCCTACGTCTACGCCGCCGCCGGGCAGGGGGAGTCCTCCACGGACCTGTCCTGGGACGGGCAGACCTTCGTCTACGAGTGCGGCGAGCTGCTGGGCTCCACCGAGCGCTTCCCGGACGGCCCGTGTGCCACGGTGGTTGATGTGGACGTGGAGTCCCTGGTCGCCGAGCGCCTGCGCCAGGGCACCTTCGAGGACAACCGTGTCGCGTTGCTCACGGATGACTCCTTCCGGCGGATCCGGGTCACGGGCCTGCACGCCCCCCGTACCGATATCGGGCTGCGCCGCGCCGTTGACCGCTTCCCCTTTGTGCCTGACGACCCTGCACGGCTGTCCCAGGACTGCTACGAGGCCTACAACATCCAGGTCGCGGGCCTGGTCCAGCGTATGCAGGCCATCGGCCTGCCCAGGATCGTCATCGGCGTCTCCGGTGGCCTGGACTCCACCCACGCCCTCATCGTCGCCGCCCGGGCGGTGGACCGCCTGGGGCTGGGCCGTGAGCATATCCACGCCATCACGATGCCGGGCTTCGCCACCTCTGAGCACACCAAGGCCAACGCTCTGGCGCTAGCCCGGGCGCTGGGCTGCCACGTCGAGGAGCTTGACATCCGCCCCACCGCCACCCAGATGCTGACCGAGATGGGCCACCCCTACGGCCTCGGTGAGCGAGGGCGGGAGGTCTACGACGTCACCTTTGAGAACGTCCAGGCGGGCCTGCGTACTGACTTCCTCTTCCGGATCGCCAACCAGCGCGGCGGGATCGTGCTGGGCACCGGAGACCTGTCTGAGCTGGCCCTGGGATGGTGCACCTTTGGCGTGGGAGACCAGATGAGCCACTACAACGTCAACGCAGGCATCCCCAAGACCCTCATCCAGCACCTCATCCGCTGGGTGGTCCGCGAGCAGCTCTTCAGCCAGGAGGCGGGAGAGGTCCTGCTGTCCATCCTGGACACCGAGATCAGCCCCGAGCTCGTCCCAGCCACTGAGGGCGAGCCGATCCAGTCCACACAGGCCATGATCGGCCCCTACGCGCTGCAGGACTTCACCCTGTGGCACGTGCTGCGCCGCGGGGCACGCCCCTCCAAGATCGCCTTCCTGGCGGACAAGGCCTGGGCGGACGCCTCGACCGGTCTGTGGCCCGCAGGCCTGCCCGAGCAGGACAAGGTCTCCTACGACCTGGCGACCATCCGCCGCTGGGAGCTGCTCTTCTTCCGCCGTTTCTTCGCCAACCAGTTCAAGCGTTCCACCCTGCCCAACGGCCCGAAGGTGGTGGCCGGCGGCTCGCTGTCCCCGCGCGGGGACTGGCGCATGCCCTCGGACGCCTCGGCCGCAGCCTGGATTGCTGAGCTGACCCGCAATGTCCCCGAGGAGTGA
- a CDS encoding HAD hydrolase family protein, whose protein sequence is MSAHPMLLVTDLDGTLVRERDVDPRDARALLRWQEEGHLLAVATGRSVSLARLAVADASAAAEVALRPDFVVCASGTTLLDADGQVLRSETIPPQEVDRAVAYLSARQDCAVVATTLEGDYLLHNPFAGRDDSFNRFASGFYTVLPPEQAGRLQVTSMPVRVPDDTLAGPLAEELVRRSGGAIAVPRSIQYLDLVPAGQDKGSAVLHLHQVLAERGVTLARTVAVGDSWNDIPMFAVADRAYAMADGAADARQAAVEEGGALTQGLADVVERELASH, encoded by the coding sequence GTGAGCGCTCACCCGATGCTGCTGGTCACCGACCTGGACGGCACGCTCGTACGCGAGCGGGACGTCGACCCTCGTGACGCGCGGGCCCTGCTGCGCTGGCAGGAGGAGGGACACCTCCTGGCCGTGGCCACGGGCCGCTCGGTCTCGCTGGCGCGCCTGGCGGTGGCCGACGCCTCCGCCGCGGCTGAGGTGGCGCTGCGTCCTGACTTCGTCGTCTGCGCCTCAGGGACCACCCTCCTGGACGCTGACGGCCAGGTGCTGCGCAGCGAGACGATCCCGCCCCAGGAGGTGGACAGGGCGGTGGCGTACCTGTCAGCGCGACAGGACTGCGCCGTCGTCGCCACGACGCTGGAGGGCGACTACCTCCTGCACAACCCCTTCGCAGGGCGCGATGACTCCTTCAACCGCTTCGCCTCCGGCTTCTACACCGTCCTTCCTCCCGAGCAGGCGGGACGGCTCCAGGTGACCTCGATGCCCGTGCGCGTGCCGGATGACACCCTCGCCGGGCCCCTGGCCGAGGAGCTGGTGCGGCGCAGCGGCGGGGCGATCGCCGTGCCCCGGTCCATCCAGTACCTGGACCTCGTTCCTGCCGGCCAGGACAAGGGCTCCGCGGTGCTCCACCTGCACCAGGTCCTGGCCGAGCGCGGGGTCACGCTGGCCCGGACGGTCGCGGTGGGCGACTCCTGGAACGACATCCCCATGTTCGCCGTTGCCGACCGTGCCTACGCCATGGCTGACGGCGCGGCGGACGCCCGACAGGCTGCTGTGGAGGAGGGTGGCGCGCTGACGCAGGGGCTGGCTGACGTCGTCGAGCGAGAGCTGGCCAGCCACTGA
- a CDS encoding GNAT family N-acetyltransferase gives MTVEIVTESSPEVVEAMAHLLPQLSRSAAPLTAEQCEALIAQEGVYLFVFRPARHAEDGTYPILGMLTLATFTIPTGLRAWVEDVVVDSQARGQGAGRALVEAAVAHAGELGARTVDLTSRPSREAANRLYRRAGFELRETNVYRFTGK, from the coding sequence ATGACCGTCGAGATCGTCACCGAGTCCAGCCCCGAGGTCGTCGAGGCCATGGCGCACCTCCTCCCCCAGCTCTCGCGCTCCGCCGCGCCACTGACCGCGGAGCAGTGCGAGGCGCTCATCGCCCAGGAGGGCGTCTACCTCTTCGTCTTCCGCCCGGCCAGGCACGCCGAGGACGGGACCTACCCGATCCTGGGCATGCTGACGCTCGCCACCTTCACCATCCCCACCGGCCTGCGCGCCTGGGTGGAGGACGTCGTCGTCGACTCCCAGGCCCGGGGCCAGGGTGCCGGGCGAGCGCTGGTGGAGGCCGCCGTCGCCCACGCCGGCGAGCTGGGTGCACGCACCGTGGACCTGACTTCCCGACCCTCGCGCGAGGCGGCGAACCGTCTCTACCGCCGAGCCGGCTTCGAGCTGCGTGAGACCAACGTCTACCGCTTCACCGGCAAGTAG
- a CDS encoding chemotaxis protein codes for MTETAALNPAGTERTYAAEELFFSTTDAAGRIRRANSTFMRLAGYPRGALVGRPHNVVRHEAMPAGLFRSVWGAIQDGKAASAYITNKASDGSCYRVFATIVPSGDGYLSVRTLPMLTELRDQVEAAYARVREVEQASAQAGSPAREVAAAGEAALLAELQALGYADAAEFTRQTLTAEVTALVASGVDIPERLDAEGAVATVLAQMNAIEAATGGLVGLLDECARLVALLGRRAEEIGALSTRLGQLRDELRQAADDVDRLGVGQEADEVRERYQEVDALVLECFEQLRPLGGQVEELRRDTDSVRFAIALLRLHNLAAGFFALQLLDGEDELAANDAVGALHELTQALHEGAASLAERLSLYRARADLVGGELDVVAQALTDTHCPLIDLLGAASDAGAANETSVRQARSLVRDGFPEARHLADLAGAVRDLEVPDLTDTIDACLEKVRQALSELS; via the coding sequence ATGACTGAGACTGCCGCCCTGAACCCCGCAGGGACCGAGCGCACCTACGCCGCTGAGGAGCTGTTCTTCTCCACCACGGACGCTGCAGGTCGCATCCGCCGGGCCAACTCGACCTTCATGCGCCTGGCGGGCTACCCGCGCGGGGCGCTGGTGGGCAGGCCCCACAACGTGGTGCGCCACGAGGCGATGCCGGCAGGCCTGTTCCGCTCGGTGTGGGGCGCCATCCAGGACGGCAAGGCGGCCAGTGCCTACATCACGAACAAGGCCTCAGACGGCAGCTGCTACCGCGTCTTCGCCACGATCGTGCCCTCAGGGGACGGCTACCTGTCCGTGCGCACCCTGCCGATGCTCACTGAGCTGCGGGACCAGGTCGAGGCTGCCTACGCCCGGGTGCGTGAGGTCGAGCAGGCCTCGGCGCAGGCAGGCTCGCCCGCGCGCGAGGTCGCGGCGGCGGGCGAGGCCGCGCTGCTGGCTGAGCTGCAGGCGCTGGGCTACGCTGACGCCGCCGAGTTCACCCGCCAGACGCTGACCGCCGAGGTGACCGCGCTGGTGGCCAGCGGCGTCGACATCCCCGAGCGCCTCGACGCCGAGGGCGCGGTCGCCACGGTCCTGGCGCAGATGAACGCCATCGAGGCCGCGACGGGCGGGCTGGTGGGCCTGCTCGACGAGTGCGCCCGCCTGGTCGCCCTCCTGGGACGGCGGGCGGAGGAGATCGGTGCGCTGTCCACGCGCCTGGGACAGCTGCGCGACGAGCTGCGCCAGGCGGCGGACGACGTCGACCGCCTGGGCGTGGGCCAGGAGGCGGACGAGGTGCGTGAGCGCTACCAGGAGGTCGACGCCTTGGTCCTGGAGTGCTTCGAGCAGCTGCGGCCCCTGGGCGGCCAGGTCGAGGAGCTCAGGCGCGACACGGACTCGGTGCGCTTCGCCATCGCGCTGCTGCGCCTGCACAACCTCGCGGCCGGTTTCTTCGCCCTCCAGCTGCTCGACGGCGAGGACGAGCTGGCCGCCAACGACGCCGTCGGCGCCCTGCACGAGCTGACCCAGGCCCTGCACGAGGGCGCGGCCTCCCTGGCTGAGCGCCTGTCCCTGTACCGGGCGCGTGCGGACCTCGTGGGCGGCGAGCTCGACGTCGTCGCCCAGGCCCTGACGGACACCCACTGTCCTCTCATCGACCTGCTCGGTGCTGCCTCGGACGCGGGAGCAGCCAACGAGACCTCGGTGCGGCAGGCACGCTCGCTGGTACGTGACGGCTTCCCGGAGGCGCGTCACCTGGCTGACCTGGCTGGTGCGGTGCGTGACCTGGAGGTTCCCGACCTCACGGACACGATCGACGCCTGCCTGGAGAAGGTGCGCCAGGCGCTGTCCGAGCTGTCGTGA